One stretch of Halichoerus grypus chromosome 8, mHalGry1.hap1.1, whole genome shotgun sequence DNA includes these proteins:
- the MTA1 gene encoding metastasis-associated protein MTA1 isoform X1: MAANMYRVGDYVYFENSSSNPYLIRRIEELNKTANGNVEAKVVCFYRRRDISSTLIALADKHATLSVCYKTGPGADNGEEGEMEEEMENPEMVDLPEKLKHQLRHRELFLSRQLESLPATHIRGKCSVTLLNETESLKSYLEREDFFFYSLVYDPQQKTLLADKGEIRVGNRYQADITDLLKEGEEDGRDQSRLETKVWEAHNPLIDKQIDQFLVVARSVGTFARALDCSSSVRQPSLHMSAAAASRDITLFHAMDTLHKSVYDVAKAISALVPQGGPVLCRDEMEEWSASEASLFEEALEKYGKDFTDIQQDFLPWKSLTSIIEYYYMWKTTDRYVQQKRLKAAEAESKLKQVYIPNYNKPNPNQISVNNVKAGVVNGAGAPGQSPGAGRACESCYTAQSYQWYSWGPPNMQCRLCASCWTYWKKYGGLKMPTRLDGERPGPNRSNMSPHGIPARSSGSPKFAMKTRQAFYLHTTKLTRIARRLCREILRPWHAARHPYMPINSAAIKAECTARLPEASQSPLVLKQAVRKPLEAVLRYLETHPRPPKPDPVKSVSGVLGGLTPAKSAPVINNGSPTILGKRSYEQHNGVDGNMKKRLLMPSRGTYLGLANHGQTRHMGPSRNLLLNGKSYPTKVRLIRGGSLPPVKRRRMNWIDAPDDVFYMATEETRKIRKLLSSSETKRAARRPYKPIALRQSQALPLRPPPPAPVNDEPIVIED, encoded by the exons ACGGCCAACGGAAACGTGGAGGCCAAGGTGGTGTGCTTCTACCGCAGGAGGGACATCTCCAGCACCCTCATCGCCCTGGCCGACAAGCACGCCA CCCTGTCAGTCTGCTACAAGACCGGACCGGGGGCCGACAACGGCGAGGAAG gagagatggaggaggagatggagaaccCCGAGATGGTGGACCTGCCCGAGAAGCTGAAGCACCAGCTGCGGCATCGGGAGCTGTTCCTGTCCCGGCAGTTGGAGTCACTGCCCGCCACTCACATCAG AGGGAAGTGCAGTGTCACCCTGCTCAACGAGACGGAGTCCCTCAAGTCCTACCTGGAGCGGGAG GATTTCTTCTTCTATTCTTTAGTCTACGACCCCCAGCAGAAGACCCTGCTGGCCGATAAGGGAGAGATCCGCGTGGGAAACCGGTACCAGGCGGATATCACTGACCTGCTGAAGGAAG GTGAGGAGGACGGCCGAGACCAGTCCAGGCTGGAGACCAAGGTGTGGGAGGCACACAACCCGCTCATAGACAAGCAGATCGACCAGTTCCTGGTGGTGGCCCG CTCCGTGGGCACCTTTGCGCGAGCCCTGGACTGCAGCAGCTCCGTCCGGCAGCCCAGCCTGCACATGAGCGCCGCGGCCGCCTCCCGGGACATCACCTTG TTCCACGCCATGGACACGCTGCACAAGAGCGTGTACGACGTTGCCAAGGCCATCTCGGCGCTGGTGCCGCAGGGCGGGCCCGTGCTCTGCAGGGACGAGATGGAGGAGTGGTCGGCCTCCGAGGCCAGCCTTTTCGAGGAGGCCCTGGAGAAGTACGGGAAAGACTTCACAGACATTCAGCAGGACTTC CTGCCCTGGAAGTCCCTCACCAGCATCATCGAGTACTACTACATGTGGAAGACCACCGACAGATACGTGCAACAG AAACGCTTGAAAGCAGCCGAGGCGGAGAGCAAGTTAAAGCAAGTGTATATCCCCAACTA TAACAAGCCAAATCCGAACCAGATCAGCGTCAATAACGTCAAGGCAGGCGTGGTGAATGGCGCGGGGGCGCCAGGCCAGAGCCCTGGGGCCGGCCGAGCCTGCGAGAGCTGTTACA CCGCCCAGTCTTACCAGTGGTATTCTTGGGGTCCCCCTAACATGCAGTGTCGCCTCTGCGCATCTTGCTGGACATATTGGAAGAAATATGGTGGCTTGAAAATGCCAACCCGGTTAGATGGAGAGAGGCCAGGACCAAACCGCAGTAACATG AGCCCCCACGGCATCCCAGCCCGGAGCAGCGGGAGCCCCAAGTTCGCCATGAAGACGAGACAGGCCTTCTACCTGCACACCACCAAGCTCACGCGCATCGCCCGGCGCCTCTGCCGAGAGATCCTCCGCCCGTGGCACGCCGCCCGCCACCCCTACATGCCTATCAACAGCGCGGCCATCAAGGCCGAGT GCACGGCCCGGCTGCCCGAAGCCTCCCAGAGCCCACTGGTGCTGAAGCAGGCTGTGCGGAAGCCCCTGGAAGCCGTGCTCCGGTATCTCG AgacccatccccgcccccccaagcCCGACCCCGTGAAGAGCGTGTCCGGCGTGCTCGGCGGCCTGACCCCTGCCAAGTCGGCCCCTGTCATCAACAACGGCTCCCCCACCATCCTGGGCAAGAGGAGCTATGAGCAGCACAACGGGGTGGATG GCAACATGAAGAAGCGCCTCTTGATGCCCAGTAGGG GCACTTACCTGG GTTTGGCGAACCACGGACAGACCAGGCACATG GGACCAAGCCGAAACCtcctgctcaacgggaagtcCTACCCCACCAAAGTGCGCCTGATCCGGGGGGGCTCCCTGCCCCCTGTCAAGCGGCGGAGGATGAACTGGATCGACGCCCCCGATGATGTGTTTTACATGGCCACCGAGGAAACCAG GAAGATCCGCAAGCTGCTATCGTCCTCGGAGACCAAGCGCGCCGCCCGCAGGCCCTACAAGCCCATTGCCCTGCGCCAGAGCCAGGCCCTGCCGCTGCGgccgcccccgccggcccccgTCAACGACGAGCCCATCGTCATCGAGGACTAg
- the MTA1 gene encoding metastasis-associated protein MTA1 isoform X2, giving the protein MAANMYRVGDYVYFENSSSNPYLIRRIEELNKTANGNVEAKVVCFYRRRDISSTLIALADKHATLSVCYKTGPGADNGEEGEMEEEMENPEMVDLPEKLKHQLRHRELFLSRQLESLPATHIRGKCSVTLLNETESLKSYLEREDFFFYSLVYDPQQKTLLADKGEIRVGNRYQADITDLLKEGEEDGRDQSRLETKVWEAHNPLIDKQIDQFLVVARSVGTFARALDCSSSVRQPSLHMSAAAASRDITLFHAMDTLHKSVYDVAKAISALVPQGGPVLCRDEMEEWSASEASLFEEALEKYGKDFTDIQQDFLPWKSLTSIIEYYYMWKTTDRYVQQKRLKAAEAESKLKQVYIPNYNKPNPNQISVNNVKAGVVNGAGAPGQSPGAGRACESCYTAQSYQWYSWGPPNMQCRLCASCWTYWKKYGGLKMPTRLDGERPGPNRSNMSPHGIPARSSGSPKFAMKTRQAFYLHTTKLTRIARRLCREILRPWHAARHPYMPINSAAIKAECTARLPEASQSPLVLKQAVRKPLEAVLRYLETHPRPPKPDPVKSVSGVLGGLTPAKSAPVINNGSPTILGKRSYEQHNGVDGNMKKRLLMPSRGLANHGQTRHMGPSRNLLLNGKSYPTKVRLIRGGSLPPVKRRRMNWIDAPDDVFYMATEETRKIRKLLSSSETKRAARRPYKPIALRQSQALPLRPPPPAPVNDEPIVIED; this is encoded by the exons ACGGCCAACGGAAACGTGGAGGCCAAGGTGGTGTGCTTCTACCGCAGGAGGGACATCTCCAGCACCCTCATCGCCCTGGCCGACAAGCACGCCA CCCTGTCAGTCTGCTACAAGACCGGACCGGGGGCCGACAACGGCGAGGAAG gagagatggaggaggagatggagaaccCCGAGATGGTGGACCTGCCCGAGAAGCTGAAGCACCAGCTGCGGCATCGGGAGCTGTTCCTGTCCCGGCAGTTGGAGTCACTGCCCGCCACTCACATCAG AGGGAAGTGCAGTGTCACCCTGCTCAACGAGACGGAGTCCCTCAAGTCCTACCTGGAGCGGGAG GATTTCTTCTTCTATTCTTTAGTCTACGACCCCCAGCAGAAGACCCTGCTGGCCGATAAGGGAGAGATCCGCGTGGGAAACCGGTACCAGGCGGATATCACTGACCTGCTGAAGGAAG GTGAGGAGGACGGCCGAGACCAGTCCAGGCTGGAGACCAAGGTGTGGGAGGCACACAACCCGCTCATAGACAAGCAGATCGACCAGTTCCTGGTGGTGGCCCG CTCCGTGGGCACCTTTGCGCGAGCCCTGGACTGCAGCAGCTCCGTCCGGCAGCCCAGCCTGCACATGAGCGCCGCGGCCGCCTCCCGGGACATCACCTTG TTCCACGCCATGGACACGCTGCACAAGAGCGTGTACGACGTTGCCAAGGCCATCTCGGCGCTGGTGCCGCAGGGCGGGCCCGTGCTCTGCAGGGACGAGATGGAGGAGTGGTCGGCCTCCGAGGCCAGCCTTTTCGAGGAGGCCCTGGAGAAGTACGGGAAAGACTTCACAGACATTCAGCAGGACTTC CTGCCCTGGAAGTCCCTCACCAGCATCATCGAGTACTACTACATGTGGAAGACCACCGACAGATACGTGCAACAG AAACGCTTGAAAGCAGCCGAGGCGGAGAGCAAGTTAAAGCAAGTGTATATCCCCAACTA TAACAAGCCAAATCCGAACCAGATCAGCGTCAATAACGTCAAGGCAGGCGTGGTGAATGGCGCGGGGGCGCCAGGCCAGAGCCCTGGGGCCGGCCGAGCCTGCGAGAGCTGTTACA CCGCCCAGTCTTACCAGTGGTATTCTTGGGGTCCCCCTAACATGCAGTGTCGCCTCTGCGCATCTTGCTGGACATATTGGAAGAAATATGGTGGCTTGAAAATGCCAACCCGGTTAGATGGAGAGAGGCCAGGACCAAACCGCAGTAACATG AGCCCCCACGGCATCCCAGCCCGGAGCAGCGGGAGCCCCAAGTTCGCCATGAAGACGAGACAGGCCTTCTACCTGCACACCACCAAGCTCACGCGCATCGCCCGGCGCCTCTGCCGAGAGATCCTCCGCCCGTGGCACGCCGCCCGCCACCCCTACATGCCTATCAACAGCGCGGCCATCAAGGCCGAGT GCACGGCCCGGCTGCCCGAAGCCTCCCAGAGCCCACTGGTGCTGAAGCAGGCTGTGCGGAAGCCCCTGGAAGCCGTGCTCCGGTATCTCG AgacccatccccgcccccccaagcCCGACCCCGTGAAGAGCGTGTCCGGCGTGCTCGGCGGCCTGACCCCTGCCAAGTCGGCCCCTGTCATCAACAACGGCTCCCCCACCATCCTGGGCAAGAGGAGCTATGAGCAGCACAACGGGGTGGATG GCAACATGAAGAAGCGCCTCTTGATGCCCAGTAGGG GTTTGGCGAACCACGGACAGACCAGGCACATG GGACCAAGCCGAAACCtcctgctcaacgggaagtcCTACCCCACCAAAGTGCGCCTGATCCGGGGGGGCTCCCTGCCCCCTGTCAAGCGGCGGAGGATGAACTGGATCGACGCCCCCGATGATGTGTTTTACATGGCCACCGAGGAAACCAG GAAGATCCGCAAGCTGCTATCGTCCTCGGAGACCAAGCGCGCCGCCCGCAGGCCCTACAAGCCCATTGCCCTGCGCCAGAGCCAGGCCCTGCCGCTGCGgccgcccccgccggcccccgTCAACGACGAGCCCATCGTCATCGAGGACTAg
- the MTA1 gene encoding metastasis-associated protein MTA1 isoform X3, with protein sequence MAANMYRVGDYVYFENSSSNPYLIRRIEELNKTANGNVEAKVVCFYRRRDISSTLIALADKHATLSVCYKTGPGADNGEEGEMEEEMENPEMVDLPEKLKHQLRHRELFLSRQLESLPATHIRGKCSVTLLNETESLKSYLEREDFFFYSLVYDPQQKTLLADKGEIRVGNRYQADITDLLKEGEEDGRDQSRLETKVWEAHNPLIDKQIDQFLVVARSVGTFARALDCSSSVRQPSLHMSAAAASRDITLFHAMDTLHKSVYDVAKAISALVPQGGPVLCRDEMEEWSASEASLFEEALEKYGKDFTDIQQDFLPWKSLTSIIEYYYMWKTTDRYVQQKRLKAAEAESKLKQVYIPNYNKPNPNQISVNNVKAGVVNGAGAPGQSPGAGRACESCYTAQSYQWYSWGPPNMQCRLCASCWTYWKKYGGLKMPTRLDGERPGPNRSNMSPHGIPARSSGSPKFAMKTRQAFYLHTTKLTRIARRLCREILRPWHAARHPYMPINSAAIKAECTARLPEASQSPLVLKQAVRKPLEAVLRYLETHPRPPKPDPVKSVSGVLGGLTPAKSAPVINNGSPTILGKRSYEQHNGVDGLANHGQTRHMGPSRNLLLNGKSYPTKVRLIRGGSLPPVKRRRMNWIDAPDDVFYMATEETRKIRKLLSSSETKRAARRPYKPIALRQSQALPLRPPPPAPVNDEPIVIED encoded by the exons ACGGCCAACGGAAACGTGGAGGCCAAGGTGGTGTGCTTCTACCGCAGGAGGGACATCTCCAGCACCCTCATCGCCCTGGCCGACAAGCACGCCA CCCTGTCAGTCTGCTACAAGACCGGACCGGGGGCCGACAACGGCGAGGAAG gagagatggaggaggagatggagaaccCCGAGATGGTGGACCTGCCCGAGAAGCTGAAGCACCAGCTGCGGCATCGGGAGCTGTTCCTGTCCCGGCAGTTGGAGTCACTGCCCGCCACTCACATCAG AGGGAAGTGCAGTGTCACCCTGCTCAACGAGACGGAGTCCCTCAAGTCCTACCTGGAGCGGGAG GATTTCTTCTTCTATTCTTTAGTCTACGACCCCCAGCAGAAGACCCTGCTGGCCGATAAGGGAGAGATCCGCGTGGGAAACCGGTACCAGGCGGATATCACTGACCTGCTGAAGGAAG GTGAGGAGGACGGCCGAGACCAGTCCAGGCTGGAGACCAAGGTGTGGGAGGCACACAACCCGCTCATAGACAAGCAGATCGACCAGTTCCTGGTGGTGGCCCG CTCCGTGGGCACCTTTGCGCGAGCCCTGGACTGCAGCAGCTCCGTCCGGCAGCCCAGCCTGCACATGAGCGCCGCGGCCGCCTCCCGGGACATCACCTTG TTCCACGCCATGGACACGCTGCACAAGAGCGTGTACGACGTTGCCAAGGCCATCTCGGCGCTGGTGCCGCAGGGCGGGCCCGTGCTCTGCAGGGACGAGATGGAGGAGTGGTCGGCCTCCGAGGCCAGCCTTTTCGAGGAGGCCCTGGAGAAGTACGGGAAAGACTTCACAGACATTCAGCAGGACTTC CTGCCCTGGAAGTCCCTCACCAGCATCATCGAGTACTACTACATGTGGAAGACCACCGACAGATACGTGCAACAG AAACGCTTGAAAGCAGCCGAGGCGGAGAGCAAGTTAAAGCAAGTGTATATCCCCAACTA TAACAAGCCAAATCCGAACCAGATCAGCGTCAATAACGTCAAGGCAGGCGTGGTGAATGGCGCGGGGGCGCCAGGCCAGAGCCCTGGGGCCGGCCGAGCCTGCGAGAGCTGTTACA CCGCCCAGTCTTACCAGTGGTATTCTTGGGGTCCCCCTAACATGCAGTGTCGCCTCTGCGCATCTTGCTGGACATATTGGAAGAAATATGGTGGCTTGAAAATGCCAACCCGGTTAGATGGAGAGAGGCCAGGACCAAACCGCAGTAACATG AGCCCCCACGGCATCCCAGCCCGGAGCAGCGGGAGCCCCAAGTTCGCCATGAAGACGAGACAGGCCTTCTACCTGCACACCACCAAGCTCACGCGCATCGCCCGGCGCCTCTGCCGAGAGATCCTCCGCCCGTGGCACGCCGCCCGCCACCCCTACATGCCTATCAACAGCGCGGCCATCAAGGCCGAGT GCACGGCCCGGCTGCCCGAAGCCTCCCAGAGCCCACTGGTGCTGAAGCAGGCTGTGCGGAAGCCCCTGGAAGCCGTGCTCCGGTATCTCG AgacccatccccgcccccccaagcCCGACCCCGTGAAGAGCGTGTCCGGCGTGCTCGGCGGCCTGACCCCTGCCAAGTCGGCCCCTGTCATCAACAACGGCTCCCCCACCATCCTGGGCAAGAGGAGCTATGAGCAGCACAACGGGGTGGATG GTTTGGCGAACCACGGACAGACCAGGCACATG GGACCAAGCCGAAACCtcctgctcaacgggaagtcCTACCCCACCAAAGTGCGCCTGATCCGGGGGGGCTCCCTGCCCCCTGTCAAGCGGCGGAGGATGAACTGGATCGACGCCCCCGATGATGTGTTTTACATGGCCACCGAGGAAACCAG GAAGATCCGCAAGCTGCTATCGTCCTCGGAGACCAAGCGCGCCGCCCGCAGGCCCTACAAGCCCATTGCCCTGCGCCAGAGCCAGGCCCTGCCGCTGCGgccgcccccgccggcccccgTCAACGACGAGCCCATCGTCATCGAGGACTAg
- the MTA1 gene encoding metastasis-associated protein MTA1 isoform X4: MAANMYRVGDYVYFENSSSNPYLIRRIEELNKTANGNVEAKVVCFYRRRDISSTLIALADKHATLSVCYKTGPGADNGEEGEMEEEMENPEMVDLPEKLKHQLRHRELFLSRQLESLPATHIRGKCSVTLLNETESLKSYLEREDFFFYSLVYDPQQKTLLADKGEIRVGNRYQADITDLLKEGEEDGRDQSRLETKVWEAHNPLIDKQIDQFLVVARSVGTFARALDCSSSVRQPSLHMSAAAASRDITLFHAMDTLHKSVYDVAKAISALVPQGGPVLCRDEMEEWSASEASLFEEALEKYGKDFTDIQQDFLPWKSLTSIIEYYYMWKTTDRYVQQKRLKAAEAESKLKQVYIPNYNKPNPNQISVNNVKAGVVNGAGAPGQSPGAGRACESCYTAQSYQWYSWGPPNMQCRLCASCWTYWKKYGGLKMPTRLDGERPGPNRSNMSPHGIPARSSGSPKFAMKTRQAFYLHTTKLTRIARRLCREILRPWHAARHPYMPINSAAIKAECTARLPEASQSPLVLKQAVRKPLEAVLRYLGLANHGQTRHMGPSRNLLLNGKSYPTKVRLIRGGSLPPVKRRRMNWIDAPDDVFYMATEETRKIRKLLSSSETKRAARRPYKPIALRQSQALPLRPPPPAPVNDEPIVIED, from the exons ACGGCCAACGGAAACGTGGAGGCCAAGGTGGTGTGCTTCTACCGCAGGAGGGACATCTCCAGCACCCTCATCGCCCTGGCCGACAAGCACGCCA CCCTGTCAGTCTGCTACAAGACCGGACCGGGGGCCGACAACGGCGAGGAAG gagagatggaggaggagatggagaaccCCGAGATGGTGGACCTGCCCGAGAAGCTGAAGCACCAGCTGCGGCATCGGGAGCTGTTCCTGTCCCGGCAGTTGGAGTCACTGCCCGCCACTCACATCAG AGGGAAGTGCAGTGTCACCCTGCTCAACGAGACGGAGTCCCTCAAGTCCTACCTGGAGCGGGAG GATTTCTTCTTCTATTCTTTAGTCTACGACCCCCAGCAGAAGACCCTGCTGGCCGATAAGGGAGAGATCCGCGTGGGAAACCGGTACCAGGCGGATATCACTGACCTGCTGAAGGAAG GTGAGGAGGACGGCCGAGACCAGTCCAGGCTGGAGACCAAGGTGTGGGAGGCACACAACCCGCTCATAGACAAGCAGATCGACCAGTTCCTGGTGGTGGCCCG CTCCGTGGGCACCTTTGCGCGAGCCCTGGACTGCAGCAGCTCCGTCCGGCAGCCCAGCCTGCACATGAGCGCCGCGGCCGCCTCCCGGGACATCACCTTG TTCCACGCCATGGACACGCTGCACAAGAGCGTGTACGACGTTGCCAAGGCCATCTCGGCGCTGGTGCCGCAGGGCGGGCCCGTGCTCTGCAGGGACGAGATGGAGGAGTGGTCGGCCTCCGAGGCCAGCCTTTTCGAGGAGGCCCTGGAGAAGTACGGGAAAGACTTCACAGACATTCAGCAGGACTTC CTGCCCTGGAAGTCCCTCACCAGCATCATCGAGTACTACTACATGTGGAAGACCACCGACAGATACGTGCAACAG AAACGCTTGAAAGCAGCCGAGGCGGAGAGCAAGTTAAAGCAAGTGTATATCCCCAACTA TAACAAGCCAAATCCGAACCAGATCAGCGTCAATAACGTCAAGGCAGGCGTGGTGAATGGCGCGGGGGCGCCAGGCCAGAGCCCTGGGGCCGGCCGAGCCTGCGAGAGCTGTTACA CCGCCCAGTCTTACCAGTGGTATTCTTGGGGTCCCCCTAACATGCAGTGTCGCCTCTGCGCATCTTGCTGGACATATTGGAAGAAATATGGTGGCTTGAAAATGCCAACCCGGTTAGATGGAGAGAGGCCAGGACCAAACCGCAGTAACATG AGCCCCCACGGCATCCCAGCCCGGAGCAGCGGGAGCCCCAAGTTCGCCATGAAGACGAGACAGGCCTTCTACCTGCACACCACCAAGCTCACGCGCATCGCCCGGCGCCTCTGCCGAGAGATCCTCCGCCCGTGGCACGCCGCCCGCCACCCCTACATGCCTATCAACAGCGCGGCCATCAAGGCCGAGT GCACGGCCCGGCTGCCCGAAGCCTCCCAGAGCCCACTGGTGCTGAAGCAGGCTGTGCGGAAGCCCCTGGAAGCCGTGCTCCGGTATCTCG GTTTGGCGAACCACGGACAGACCAGGCACATG GGACCAAGCCGAAACCtcctgctcaacgggaagtcCTACCCCACCAAAGTGCGCCTGATCCGGGGGGGCTCCCTGCCCCCTGTCAAGCGGCGGAGGATGAACTGGATCGACGCCCCCGATGATGTGTTTTACATGGCCACCGAGGAAACCAG GAAGATCCGCAAGCTGCTATCGTCCTCGGAGACCAAGCGCGCCGCCCGCAGGCCCTACAAGCCCATTGCCCTGCGCCAGAGCCAGGCCCTGCCGCTGCGgccgcccccgccggcccccgTCAACGACGAGCCCATCGTCATCGAGGACTAg
- the MTA1 gene encoding metastasis-associated protein MTA1 isoform X5, giving the protein MAANMYRVGDYVYFENSSSNPYLIRRIEELNKTANGNVEAKVVCFYRRRDISSTLIALADKHATLSVCYKTGPGADNGEEGEMEEEMENPEMVDLPEKLKHQLRHRELFLSRQLESLPATHIRGKCSVTLLNETESLKSYLEREDFFFYSLVYDPQQKTLLADKGEIRVGNRYQADITDLLKEGEEDGRDQSRLETKVWEAHNPLIDKQIDQFLVVARSVGTFARALDCSSSVRQPSLHMSAAAASRDITLFHAMDTLHKSVYDVAKAISALVPQGGPVLCRDEMEEWSASEASLFEEALEKYGKDFTDIQQDFLPWKSLTSIIEYYYMWKTTDRYVQQKRLKAAEAESKLKQVYIPNYNKPNPNQISVNNVKAGVVNGAGAPGQSPGAGRACESCYMSPLRILLDILEEIWWLENANPVRWREARTKPQ; this is encoded by the exons ACGGCCAACGGAAACGTGGAGGCCAAGGTGGTGTGCTTCTACCGCAGGAGGGACATCTCCAGCACCCTCATCGCCCTGGCCGACAAGCACGCCA CCCTGTCAGTCTGCTACAAGACCGGACCGGGGGCCGACAACGGCGAGGAAG gagagatggaggaggagatggagaaccCCGAGATGGTGGACCTGCCCGAGAAGCTGAAGCACCAGCTGCGGCATCGGGAGCTGTTCCTGTCCCGGCAGTTGGAGTCACTGCCCGCCACTCACATCAG AGGGAAGTGCAGTGTCACCCTGCTCAACGAGACGGAGTCCCTCAAGTCCTACCTGGAGCGGGAG GATTTCTTCTTCTATTCTTTAGTCTACGACCCCCAGCAGAAGACCCTGCTGGCCGATAAGGGAGAGATCCGCGTGGGAAACCGGTACCAGGCGGATATCACTGACCTGCTGAAGGAAG GTGAGGAGGACGGCCGAGACCAGTCCAGGCTGGAGACCAAGGTGTGGGAGGCACACAACCCGCTCATAGACAAGCAGATCGACCAGTTCCTGGTGGTGGCCCG CTCCGTGGGCACCTTTGCGCGAGCCCTGGACTGCAGCAGCTCCGTCCGGCAGCCCAGCCTGCACATGAGCGCCGCGGCCGCCTCCCGGGACATCACCTTG TTCCACGCCATGGACACGCTGCACAAGAGCGTGTACGACGTTGCCAAGGCCATCTCGGCGCTGGTGCCGCAGGGCGGGCCCGTGCTCTGCAGGGACGAGATGGAGGAGTGGTCGGCCTCCGAGGCCAGCCTTTTCGAGGAGGCCCTGGAGAAGTACGGGAAAGACTTCACAGACATTCAGCAGGACTTC CTGCCCTGGAAGTCCCTCACCAGCATCATCGAGTACTACTACATGTGGAAGACCACCGACAGATACGTGCAACAG AAACGCTTGAAAGCAGCCGAGGCGGAGAGCAAGTTAAAGCAAGTGTATATCCCCAACTA TAACAAGCCAAATCCGAACCAGATCAGCGTCAATAACGTCAAGGCAGGCGTGGTGAATGGCGCGGGGGCGCCAGGCCAGAGCCCTGGGGCCGGCCGAGCCTGCGAGAGCTGTTACA TGTCGCCTCTGCGCATCTTGCTGGACATATTGGAAGAAATATGGTGGCTTGAAAATGCCAACCCGGTTAGATGGAGAGAGGCCAGGACCAAACCGCAGTAA
- the CRIP2 gene encoding cysteine-rich protein 2 isoform X1, whose translation MASKCPKCDKTVYFAEKVSSLGKDWHKFCLKCERCNKTLTPGGHAEHDGKPFCHKPCYATLFGPKGVNIGGAGSYIYEKPSAEGPQVTGPIEVPVVRAEERKAGGPPKGPSKASSVTTFTGEPNMCPRCNKRVYFARWPALLPQALLWNTLRTQGGEHWSCRQLHLRQRPRGQSSALGHGPLRRLPAPAPEPTAWPRGGQQLAAAVLPGSSCLASPGPACCGGGDPPGCL comes from the exons ATGGCCTCCAAGTGTCCCAAGTGCGACAAGACCGTGTACTTCG ctgaGAAGGTGAGCTCTCTGGGTAAGGATTGGCACAAGTTCTGTCTCAAGTGTGAGCGCTGCAACAAGACGCTGACCCCGGGGGGCCATGCCGAG CACGACGGGAAGCCGTTCTGCCACAAGCCCTGCTATGCCACGCTCTTCGGACCCAAAG GTGTGAACATCGGCGGCGCGGGCTCCTACATCTATGAGAAGCCCTCCGCCGAAGGACCTCAGGTCACTGGCCCCATCGAGGTGCCTGTGGTCCGGGCCGAGGAGCGCAAGGCCGGCGGTCCGCCCAAGGGGCCCAGCAAAG CCTCCAGCGTCACCACGTTCACGGGGGAACCCAACATGTGTCCTCGCTGCAACAAGAGGGTCTACTTTG CACGATGGCCAGCCCTACTGCCACAAGCCCTGCTATGGAATACTCTTCGGACCCAAGG GGGTGAACACTGGAGCTGTCGGCAGCTACATCTACGACAGAGACCCAGAGGGCAAAGTTCAGCCCTAGGCCACGGGCCCCTCCGCCGCCTGCCGGCCCCTGCTCCGGAGCCCACCGCCTGGCCCCGTGGGGGACAGCAGCTAGCTGCCGCCGTCCTCCCCGGCTCATCCTGCCTTGCAAGCCCAGGGCCTGCGTGTTGTGGGGGAGGAGACCCCCCGGGCTGTCTCTAG
- the CRIP2 gene encoding cysteine-rich protein 2 isoform X2 codes for MASKCPKCDKTVYFAEKVSSLGKDWHKFCLKCERCNKTLTPGGHAEHDGKPFCHKPCYATLFGPKGVNIGGAGSYIYEKPSAEGPQVTGPIEVPVVRAEERKAGGPPKGPSKASSVTTFTGEPNMCPRCNKRVYFAEKVTSLGKDWHRPCLRCERCGKTLTPGGHAEHDGQPYCHKPCYGILFGPKGVNTGAVGSYIYDRDPEGKVQP; via the exons ATGGCCTCCAAGTGTCCCAAGTGCGACAAGACCGTGTACTTCG ctgaGAAGGTGAGCTCTCTGGGTAAGGATTGGCACAAGTTCTGTCTCAAGTGTGAGCGCTGCAACAAGACGCTGACCCCGGGGGGCCATGCCGAG CACGACGGGAAGCCGTTCTGCCACAAGCCCTGCTATGCCACGCTCTTCGGACCCAAAG GTGTGAACATCGGCGGCGCGGGCTCCTACATCTATGAGAAGCCCTCCGCCGAAGGACCTCAGGTCACTGGCCCCATCGAGGTGCCTGTGGTCCGGGCCGAGGAGCGCAAGGCCGGCGGTCCGCCCAAGGGGCCCAGCAAAG CCTCCAGCGTCACCACGTTCACGGGGGAACCCAACATGTGTCCTCGCTGCAACAAGAGGGTCTACTTTG CCGAGAAGGTGACCTCCCTGGGCAAGGACTGGCACCGCCCGTGCCTGCGCTGTGAGCGCTGTGGGAAGACCCTCACTCCAGGCGGGCACGCGGAG CACGATGGCCAGCCCTACTGCCACAAGCCCTGCTATGGAATACTCTTCGGACCCAAGG GGGTGAACACTGGAGCTGTCGGCAGCTACATCTACGACAGAGACCCAGAGGGCAAAGTTCAGCCCTAG